The following proteins come from a genomic window of Elusimicrobiota bacterium:
- the prfB gene encoding peptide chain release factor 2 (programmed frameshift) yields MDTVSPTDLADRLARAQAALERLGRFLDVPGKRVQLAGLEGQSGGAEFWNDNQRAQRVLKDTAALKTTLQKYDELNRQCGDAEALLELCREGGGEAEWAELAQSLARLDGGIEERLFRAKLSDRMDGKNAFVTLHAGAGGTESCDWAEMLFRMYTRWAEKNGFTVTVASLAPGDGAGLKRAEFLVEGEFAFGHLKSETGVHRLVRVSPFDANARRHTSFAACDVIPEIDDDVPIDIKEVDLKVDTYRSGGAGGQHVNKTESAVRITHMPTGVVVASQNERSQHKNRAMALKLLKAKLYDLEMEKQRAAAERHHDDKGDIAWGNQIRSYVFMPYQMVKDLRSGHETSQIQSVMDGDLNPFIHAYLEWKLSGAPPRRSAIDNS; encoded by the exons ATGGACACCGTCAGTCCCACCGATCTCGCCGACCGATTGGCCCGCGCCCAAGCCGCTTTGGAGCGGCTGGGGAGGTTTCTT GACGTCCCCGGAAAGCGCGTTCAATTGGCGGGGCTGGAGGGGCAATCGGGGGGGGCGGAGTTTTGGAACGACAACCAGCGCGCCCAGCGTGTCCTGAAAGACACGGCCGCCCTCAAAACCACCCTTCAAAAATACGACGAGTTGAACCGCCAGTGCGGCGACGCCGAGGCCCTGTTGGAGTTGTGCCGGGAAGGCGGCGGGGAGGCCGAGTGGGCCGAGCTCGCCCAGTCCCTGGCCCGTTTGGACGGCGGCATTGAAGAGCGCCTTTTTCGCGCCAAATTGTCCGACCGCATGGACGGAAAAAACGCCTTCGTCACGCTGCACGCCGGCGCGGGGGGCACGGAATCCTGCGATTGGGCGGAGATGCTGTTCCGCATGTACACCCGTTGGGCGGAAAAGAACGGGTTCACGGTCACCGTCGCCAGCCTGGCGCCGGGGGACGGGGCCGGGCTCAAACGGGCGGAATTTTTGGTGGAGGGGGAATTCGCCTTCGGCCATTTAAAATCCGAGACGGGGGTCCACCGGTTGGTGCGGGTCTCCCCCTTCGACGCCAACGCCCGGCGGCACACCTCCTTCGCGGCGTGCGACGTCATCCCGGAGATCGACGACGATGTGCCGATCGACATCAAGGAGGTCGACCTTAAAGTCGACACCTACCGGTCCGGCGGCGCGGGGGGGCAGCACGTCAACAAAACCGAGTCGGCCGTGCGCATCACCCACATGCCCACGGGTGTGGTGGTCGCTTCGCAAAACGAGCGCAGCCAACACAAGAACCGGGCCATGGCGCTCAAGCTGTTGAAAGCCAAACTTTACGATTTGGAAATGGAAAAACAGCGGGCCGCCGCCGAACGGCACCACGACGACAAGGGCGACATCGCCTGGGGCAACCAGATCCGTTCGTACGTTTTCATGCCCTACCAAATGGTCAAAGATTTGCGCAGCGGCCACGAAACCAGCCAGATCCAGTCGGTGATGGACGGGGATTTGAACCCCTTCATCCACGCCTATTTGGAGTGGAAATTGTCGGGGGCCCCCCCTCGGCGTTCCGCTATTGATAATTCGTGA
- the lysS gene encoding lysine--tRNA ligase produces the protein MAQRRAKLAAARARGENPFPTRFDDGQRAADVLARHADLPAAGHGTESVAFAGRLMTRRDMGKTIFAHLQDLSGRLQIYLKKDELGDAFAAFQDTVDLGDHVGATGFAFRTRTGEITLHVKSWRLLSKALRPPPEKFHGVTDVEIRYRRREVDLFSNEESRARFLARQKIVASLRATLTDRRFLEVETPILQAVPGGAAARPFTTHHNALDARLYMRIAPELFLKRLLVGGLERVFEIGRAFRNEGIDTRHNPEFTILEAYQAYTDMGGMMDLAEVLLRNAGRSVKKDGEPLSFSYRGRSVDLAAPFARVSLPDQFKALGLDYGDLCRRNGFREAARNLGLDVEGLPDAKCFDAILDERVLPHLPSAAFLFGYPALFSPLAKASPDTPDVAERFELFLCGEEVANAYSEQNDPDVQRRHFEAQAKQRLSGDEEAMPADEEFVIALEHGMPPAGGLGIGVDRLTMILTGTDSIRDVILFPLLRATPEG, from the coding sequence ATGGCCCAACGCCGCGCCAAGCTGGCGGCGGCGCGCGCGCGCGGCGAAAACCCCTTTCCCACGCGTTTCGACGACGGGCAACGCGCGGCCGATGTCCTGGCCCGCCACGCCGATCTGCCCGCCGCCGGCCACGGCACGGAGAGCGTCGCTTTCGCGGGGCGGCTCATGACCCGCCGGGACATGGGCAAAACCATTTTCGCCCACTTGCAGGATCTGTCGGGGCGCCTCCAAATTTATTTGAAAAAAGACGAACTGGGGGACGCTTTCGCCGCTTTTCAGGACACCGTGGATCTGGGCGACCACGTGGGGGCGACGGGGTTCGCCTTCCGCACCCGCACGGGGGAAATCACCTTGCACGTGAAGTCGTGGCGCCTTCTGTCCAAAGCGCTGCGGCCCCCGCCCGAAAAATTCCACGGCGTCACGGATGTCGAGATTCGCTACCGGCGCCGCGAGGTGGATTTGTTCTCCAACGAGGAGTCCCGCGCCCGGTTTTTGGCGCGTCAAAAAATCGTCGCCTCTTTGCGGGCCACGCTGACGGACCGGCGATTCCTTGAGGTGGAAACGCCGATCCTTCAAGCCGTTCCCGGCGGGGCGGCGGCGCGGCCTTTCACGACGCACCACAACGCCCTCGACGCCCGGCTTTACATGCGCATCGCCCCCGAACTTTTCTTGAAGCGGCTCCTGGTCGGCGGCCTCGAACGGGTCTTTGAAATCGGCCGGGCCTTCCGCAACGAAGGGATCGACACCCGCCACAACCCGGAATTCACGATCCTCGAGGCCTATCAGGCCTACACGGACATGGGGGGCATGATGGACTTGGCCGAGGTCCTCCTGCGCAACGCCGGCCGTTCCGTGAAAAAGGACGGCGAGCCGTTGTCGTTTTCCTACCGGGGGCGTTCCGTCGACCTCGCCGCGCCCTTCGCCCGGGTGTCCCTGCCCGATCAATTTAAAGCGTTGGGACTGGACTACGGCGACCTCTGCCGCCGCAACGGGTTCCGCGAAGCGGCCCGGAATCTGGGATTGGACGTGGAGGGCCTGCCCGACGCCAAATGTTTCGACGCGATCCTGGACGAACGGGTTCTGCCCCATCTGCCTTCGGCGGCGTTCCTGTTCGGGTACCCGGCCCTCTTCTCACCCCTGGCGAAGGCGTCGCCCGACACCCCGGACGTCGCCGAGCGGTTTGAGCTGTTCCTGTGCGGCGAGGAGGTGGCCAACGCCTATTCCGAGCAGAACGACCCCGACGTCCAGCGGCGGCATTTCGAAGCCCAGGCCAAGCAACGCCTGTCCGGCGACGAAGAGGCCATGCCCGCCGACGAGGAATTTGTGATCGCCCTCGAGCACGGCATGCCGCCGGCGGGGGGGCTCGGCATCGGGGTGGACCGGCTTACGATGATCCTCACCGGCACGGACTCCATCCGCGACGTCATCCTCTTTCCCCTTTTGCGCGCCACCCCGGAAGGTTGA
- a CDS encoding glutamine synthetase III — MSKKSSVSCCGEACATDVNLAEVFGANVFSDRVMKKVLPKPVYAALQKVMAGEAELTLATANVVAQTMKDWALEHGATHYTHWFQPLTGKTAEKHDSFLEPQPDGSAIAEFSGKQLIKGEPDASSFPSGGIRATFEARGYTAWDTTSPAFLKEDAAGNVTLTIPTAFVSYTGEALDKKTPLLRSMEALSRQAIRVLRALGNKKSKRVVSTVGPEQEYFLIDKSYFDRRTDLQLAGRTLFGAAAPKGQELEDQYFGAIKDRISKFMKELDIELWKMGISSKTKHNEVAPAQYEMAPIFTLSNIAADHNQLVMETMQKVALRNGLVCLLYEKPFAGVNGSGKHNNWSMATDDGQNLLEPGHTPHDNEQFMTFLAAVLTAVDRHADKLRAGAANPGNDLRLGANEAPPAIISIFMGEQLTVILDNIAKGKKSESKGQQFLTIGADALPKLPLDNTDRNRTSPFAFTGNKFEFRMVPSSMSIADANTIINTIVAEALDEIADRLEKAKDLDKEVNAVVREAAQKHSRVIFNGNGYSEDWVTEAAKRGLPNIKSTIEALKALANDNAVALFEKYKVLSGRELHSRYEIGLEQYAKHINIEARCAIAMTKNEYIPAVIEFTRFLAETINQVKTAGGEAKVQSALLGDVSGLLASASKKLAALESALDRANGAEDLETKAAAFRDSVFSAQVELRKDIDALEAILPRDLWPVPTYAEMLFNF; from the coding sequence ATGTCCAAGAAATCCTCTGTTTCCTGCTGCGGCGAGGCGTGCGCCACGGACGTCAATTTGGCGGAAGTTTTCGGGGCGAACGTTTTTTCCGACCGTGTGATGAAGAAGGTTTTGCCCAAACCGGTGTACGCCGCCCTTCAAAAGGTCATGGCGGGGGAGGCCGAGCTGACGTTGGCCACCGCCAACGTGGTCGCCCAGACCATGAAAGATTGGGCCCTGGAGCACGGCGCCACCCACTACACCCATTGGTTCCAACCGTTGACCGGCAAGACCGCCGAAAAGCACGACAGTTTCCTCGAGCCCCAGCCCGACGGGTCCGCCATCGCGGAGTTCTCCGGCAAGCAGCTCATCAAAGGCGAGCCGGACGCGTCGAGCTTCCCGTCCGGCGGCATCCGCGCGACCTTTGAAGCGCGCGGTTACACCGCTTGGGACACCACCTCGCCGGCCTTCTTGAAGGAAGACGCCGCCGGCAACGTGACCCTCACGATCCCCACGGCCTTCGTCAGCTACACCGGCGAGGCCCTGGACAAGAAGACCCCGCTCCTGCGTTCCATGGAAGCCCTGTCCCGCCAGGCCATCCGCGTCCTGCGCGCCCTGGGCAATAAAAAGTCGAAGCGCGTGGTCTCCACGGTGGGCCCCGAGCAGGAATACTTCCTGATCGACAAATCCTACTTCGACCGCCGCACCGACCTGCAGCTCGCCGGACGCACGCTCTTCGGCGCCGCCGCCCCCAAGGGGCAGGAGCTGGAGGATCAATACTTCGGCGCGATCAAGGACCGCATCTCCAAGTTCATGAAAGAATTGGACATTGAGTTGTGGAAAATGGGGATCAGCTCCAAAACCAAGCACAACGAAGTGGCCCCGGCCCAATACGAGATGGCGCCCATCTTCACCCTCTCCAACATCGCCGCCGACCACAACCAGTTGGTGATGGAAACCATGCAAAAAGTGGCCCTGCGCAACGGCCTCGTGTGCCTGCTCTACGAAAAGCCCTTCGCCGGCGTCAACGGCTCGGGCAAGCACAACAACTGGTCGATGGCCACCGACGACGGCCAGAACCTGTTGGAGCCCGGCCACACGCCCCACGACAACGAACAATTCATGACGTTCCTGGCCGCCGTCTTGACGGCGGTGGACCGCCACGCGGACAAGCTCCGGGCCGGCGCCGCCAACCCCGGCAACGACCTGCGCCTCGGCGCCAACGAAGCGCCGCCGGCGATCATCTCGATCTTCATGGGCGAGCAGCTCACGGTGATCCTCGACAATATCGCCAAAGGCAAGAAATCCGAATCGAAAGGCCAGCAATTCCTGACCATCGGCGCGGACGCCCTGCCCAAACTGCCGCTCGACAACACCGACCGCAACCGGACCTCGCCCTTCGCCTTCACGGGCAACAAGTTCGAGTTCCGCATGGTGCCCTCGTCGATGTCCATCGCGGACGCGAACACGATCATCAACACCATCGTGGCCGAGGCCCTGGACGAAATCGCCGACCGCTTGGAAAAAGCCAAGGACCTGGACAAGGAAGTCAACGCCGTCGTCCGCGAAGCCGCCCAGAAGCACAGCCGGGTGATCTTCAACGGGAACGGGTACTCCGAGGACTGGGTCACCGAGGCCGCCAAGCGCGGATTGCCCAACATCAAGTCCACGATCGAAGCCCTGAAGGCGCTCGCCAACGACAACGCGGTCGCGTTGTTTGAAAAATACAAGGTGCTCTCCGGCCGGGAACTCCACTCCCGCTACGAAATCGGCCTGGAACAATACGCCAAGCACATCAACATCGAAGCGCGTTGCGCCATCGCCATGACCAAGAACGAATACATCCCGGCGGTCATCGAGTTCACCCGGTTCCTGGCGGAAACCATCAACCAGGTGAAAACCGCGGGCGGGGAAGCCAAGGTGCAAAGCGCCCTGCTGGGCGACGTAAGCGGCTTGTTGGCCTCGGCTTCCAAGAAGCTGGCGGCGCTCGAGTCCGCCCTGGACCGCGCCAACGGCGCCGAGGACCTGGAGACCAAGGCCGCGGCTTTCCGCGACAGCGTCTTCTCGGCCCAGGTGGAATTGCGCAAGGACATCGACGCGTTGGAGGCCATTCTCCCCCGCGACCTGTGGCCGGTGCCGACCTACGCCGAGATGTTGTTCAACTTCTGA
- a CDS encoding glycosyltransferase: MPRFSVAMVADDFLPAGTGVGVHVQKVARELAARGHRVVVITSRRRNQPFQEDWNGVAVERVFSLPLFGFYQALPAASTLRRIFLKHSVGLVHFHYLGQMMLRGLALARGMGLPTVYTAHMSVDHLTQPAPLRPFRSWLLQRIVRTHDRFDDVICVSSEHAEQVRRFATNARVHFISNPVAFRGDEAAPPREAGFTVFYAGRLNPEKNVGLLLRAFAALPGGGPSDRLWIAGQGSMEKEWRALARSLGVAPRVKFLGHVPHERLADLYAACDVFVLPSLVETQGLVALEAMRFKKPVIVTDRIISARDLVDDAKTGYIVPADDPGGLAERLARLRGDPALRERLGAGGYEKSAPHTAAAVAAALEGVYARFADDPAAPTFRETAPRLDTRRRCAYCQIGTVDRAGDRAAASSDFRRFSEEFFAVWKCAVCRSIHSLPKISLDEFYKASPFPRRRLNRWNRKAFEGFRRWLAGRGVGPWSRILFYGVNADLFRSFFGEKGFLHFAAADGTRGEPLPGADGDLLDCLIVLDELERLEEPRRIFEFARRRLRAGGLLVVHTQDADRLRLGTVPAHALHQPFRLHIPSWTALRALGEALGFRVRSVERRHYLDTRVPFVNFRAFSDLAFFRDGSLDSAFDFRPRDVLKKWWRWPRFLWLGIAGGFWRDRSNLMAVFEKKVDPAAGGGPEGNV, translated from the coding sequence TTGCCCCGGTTCTCGGTGGCCATGGTCGCGGACGATTTTCTCCCGGCCGGCACCGGGGTCGGCGTTCACGTTCAAAAAGTGGCGCGGGAACTCGCCGCCCGCGGTCACCGCGTGGTGGTGATCACCAGCCGTCGAAGAAATCAGCCTTTTCAAGAGGACTGGAACGGCGTGGCGGTCGAGCGGGTTTTTTCCCTTCCCCTTTTCGGTTTTTACCAGGCCCTCCCGGCCGCGTCGACCCTGCGCCGCATTTTCCTCAAGCACAGCGTCGGTCTTGTCCATTTCCATTACCTCGGCCAGATGATGCTGCGCGGTCTGGCCCTCGCCCGGGGCATGGGCCTTCCCACCGTTTACACCGCCCACATGTCGGTGGATCATTTGACCCAGCCCGCGCCCCTGCGGCCCTTCCGTTCCTGGCTGCTTCAGCGCATCGTGCGCACCCACGACCGGTTCGACGACGTGATCTGTGTTTCCTCGGAGCACGCGGAACAGGTGCGCCGTTTCGCCACGAACGCCCGGGTGCATTTTATTTCCAATCCCGTGGCTTTTCGCGGGGACGAGGCCGCGCCCCCGCGCGAGGCGGGTTTCACGGTTTTTTACGCCGGGCGGTTGAATCCCGAAAAGAACGTGGGCCTTCTGCTTCGGGCGTTTGCGGCGTTGCCCGGGGGCGGGCCGTCGGACCGGTTGTGGATCGCGGGCCAGGGGTCGATGGAAAAAGAGTGGCGGGCCCTGGCGCGGTCCCTCGGCGTGGCCCCGCGGGTGAAATTTCTCGGCCACGTGCCGCACGAGCGCCTGGCCGATCTCTACGCCGCGTGCGATGTGTTTGTCCTGCCCTCCCTGGTGGAAACCCAGGGCCTGGTGGCCCTGGAAGCGATGCGCTTTAAAAAGCCCGTGATCGTGACCGACCGCATCATCTCGGCGCGGGACCTGGTCGACGACGCGAAAACCGGGTACATCGTTCCGGCCGACGACCCCGGCGGCCTCGCCGAGCGGTTGGCCCGGCTGCGCGGGGATCCCGCGCTCCGGGAGCGGTTGGGCGCGGGCGGGTATGAGAAATCGGCCCCGCACACGGCGGCGGCCGTGGCGGCGGCGTTGGAAGGGGTGTACGCCCGTTTCGCCGACGACCCCGCGGCGCCCACTTTTCGGGAGACGGCCCCGCGGCTCGACACGCGCCGGCGTTGCGCCTATTGCCAGATCGGGACGGTGGACCGGGCGGGGGACCGCGCGGCGGCGTCCTCGGATTTTCGCCGGTTCAGCGAGGAGTTTTTCGCCGTTTGGAAGTGCGCCGTCTGTCGGTCGATCCACTCCCTCCCCAAAATTTCCCTGGACGAGTTTTACAAAGCCTCCCCGTTTCCCCGACGCCGACTGAACCGCTGGAACCGAAAAGCGTTCGAAGGATTTCGCCGATGGTTGGCCGGGCGCGGCGTCGGCCCCTGGAGCCGAATCCTGTTTTACGGAGTGAACGCGGACCTGTTCCGCTCTTTTTTCGGGGAAAAAGGGTTTCTCCATTTCGCCGCGGCCGACGGGACGCGGGGGGAGCCCCTCCCGGGGGCCGACGGGGACCTCCTGGATTGCCTGATCGTTTTGGACGAGTTGGAGCGGCTGGAAGAGCCGCGTCGAATTTTTGAGTTCGCCCGGCGGCGTTTGCGCGCCGGGGGACTGTTGGTGGTGCACACCCAGGACGCGGACCGCCTGCGCCTGGGGACCGTCCCGGCGCACGCCCTGCACCAACCTTTCCGATTGCACATTCCTTCGTGGACGGCCCTGCGGGCCCTCGGCGAAGCGCTCGGATTTCGGGTCCGGTCGGTGGAACGGCGTCATTACCTGGACACCCGGGTTCCCTTCGTCAACTTTCGCGCCTTCAGCGATTTGGCTTTCTTTCGTGACGGGTCCTTGGATTCGGCGTTTGACTTTCGCCCCCGGGACGTACTAAAGAAATGGTGGCGCTGGCCTCGCTTTTTGTGGTTGGGGATCGCCGGTGGTTTCTGGCGGGACCGGTCCAATCTCATGGCCGTCTTTGAAAAAAAGGTCGACCCCGCCGCGGGCGGGGGACCGGAGGGGAACGTGTGA
- a CDS encoding porin has product MKRNNRINRTALSLAIAALGLGAARAEGPTISGSVDLGYSYNFNGLDASAYRAFDANANSINLQYAEMVVTGKTASDVGYRVDVGYGNDAGVVSFFDGSGNDQINLQQAFLTFTCPITKGTITAGKFVTPFGAEVIEAKDNYNISRGLLFTNAIPLVHTGAKLDKGFMDGKYNVTAGVVNGWDVSADNNKGKTFLAQAAINTLPKISVIVGGAYGPEVASPEFTTPGTGSTEKFSRGLVDAIVKYTPTDKLTLLANADWGVEEGAAFEPTASDDTTANWAGVALYANYLFSDTLSGTLRYENFDDEGSRLLTPGTPHQSLNSYTATLQYKMKDVTYRLEFRQDQSSDKVFTDADGAADDVQSTLGAQVLFAF; this is encoded by the coding sequence ATGAAACGCAACAACCGCATCAACCGGACCGCGCTGTCCCTCGCGATCGCGGCTTTGGGTCTGGGCGCCGCCCGGGCCGAAGGCCCCACGATCTCCGGCAGCGTGGACCTGGGGTACAGCTACAACTTCAACGGCCTCGACGCGAGCGCGTACCGGGCCTTTGACGCCAACGCCAACAGCATCAACCTGCAGTACGCCGAAATGGTGGTGACCGGCAAGACCGCCTCGGACGTGGGCTACCGGGTCGACGTCGGTTACGGCAACGACGCCGGCGTGGTCAGCTTCTTCGACGGCTCGGGAAACGACCAGATCAACCTGCAACAGGCGTTCCTCACCTTCACCTGCCCGATCACCAAGGGCACGATCACCGCGGGCAAATTCGTCACGCCGTTCGGCGCCGAAGTCATCGAGGCCAAGGACAACTACAACATCTCCCGGGGCCTGCTCTTCACCAACGCCATCCCCCTCGTGCACACGGGGGCCAAGCTCGACAAGGGCTTTATGGACGGCAAGTACAACGTGACCGCCGGCGTGGTGAACGGCTGGGACGTGAGCGCGGACAACAACAAGGGCAAAACCTTCTTGGCCCAGGCCGCCATCAACACCCTGCCGAAAATCAGCGTCATCGTGGGCGGCGCCTACGGACCCGAAGTCGCTTCGCCGGAGTTCACGACCCCGGGCACGGGCAGCACGGAGAAATTCAGCCGCGGCCTCGTGGACGCCATCGTGAAATACACCCCGACCGACAAGTTGACGTTGTTGGCCAACGCCGATTGGGGCGTCGAAGAAGGCGCGGCCTTTGAACCCACGGCCTCGGACGACACCACGGCCAACTGGGCCGGCGTGGCGCTCTACGCCAACTACCTGTTCTCGGACACCCTGTCGGGCACGCTCCGCTACGAGAACTTCGACGACGAGGGCTCCCGCCTCCTCACCCCCGGAACGCCCCACCAGTCGTTGAATTCGTACACGGCGACCCTGCAGTACAAAATGAAGGACGTCACCTACCGTTTGGAATTCCGTCAAGACCAATCCTCCGACAAGGTCTTC
- a CDS encoding methyl-accepting chemotaxis protein gives MTSPTPNYKAMRRNYLINRRLQIKYAVMIGAVLALVLVLMEAHTFLILRSAEAEFANPALIEPLRSLQMWMLASGLIYMIVIPILSIFISHKIAGPLYRFEKTLREALDSSGPLRPIQLRDGDELQGLAELINKMFERLNQQRK, from the coding sequence ATGACCAGCCCGACGCCGAACTACAAGGCGATGCGCCGGAATTACCTCATCAACCGCCGTTTGCAGATCAAATACGCCGTCATGATCGGCGCCGTTTTGGCGCTCGTTTTGGTCCTCATGGAAGCCCACACCTTTTTGATCCTTCGTTCGGCGGAGGCGGAATTCGCCAACCCGGCCTTGATCGAGCCGTTGAGATCTTTGCAGATGTGGATGCTGGCCAGCGGTTTGATCTACATGATCGTCATCCCGATCCTGTCGATCTTCATTTCGCACAAGATCGCCGGCCCCCTCTACCGCTTCGAAAAAACCCTGCGCGAGGCGCTGGACTCCTCGGGGCCCCTGCGGCCGATCCAACTTCGGGACGGCGACGAACTGCAGGGCTTGGCGGAGTTGATCAACAAGATGTTCGAGCGGTTGAACCAACAGCGCAAGTAG
- a CDS encoding response regulator, translating into MAKILVVDDERETAQLVAIILEKEGHQVVQAHSGPEALDVLHRALTPDLILSDVTMPDMDGYTFVSQLQAEEGTRDIPVVMLTGRDGMKETFQLFTNVLDFISKPFDAKELRTRVQSALVQRPPR; encoded by the coding sequence ATGGCGAAGATTTTGGTTGTGGACGACGAGCGGGAGACCGCTCAGCTGGTGGCCATCATCCTCGAAAAAGAGGGCCACCAGGTGGTGCAGGCGCACAGCGGCCCCGAGGCCCTGGACGTCCTGCACCGTGCCCTGACGCCGGATCTCATCCTCAGCGACGTCACCATGCCCGACATGGACGGTTACACCTTCGTTTCCCAATTGCAGGCCGAAGAGGGGACGCGGGACATTCCCGTCGTGATGCTCACCGGCCGCGACGGCATGAAGGAGACGTTTCAGCTTTTCACCAATGTGCTTGATTTCATTTCCAAACCCTTCGACGCGAAGGAACTCCGCACCCGCGTGCAATCGGCGCTGGTCCAGCGCCCCCCGCGTTAA